CGTCCCACCTCGACCGCACCGctctctccatcaccgtctccaAGCTCTCCAAAACCCAATCCTCCGCCTCGCCCACAGCCCTCCGATCCTTCCTCGACGAATTCAAATCTCGTCCCGATCTCCAATCCGAACGCTCCATCTCCTACGCCATCATCCTCTATGGACGGGCCGGCATGCTTGACCAGGCTATCCACACCTTCCAACACCTCGACGAACTCGGCGTGCCCCAGCGGACCGCAGAATCCCTCAATGCCCTCCTCTATGCCTGCCTACTCAACGGCGATCACGACCAGCTCATTCGAATCTTCCATGAATTACCCAAGGTTTACAATATCGCCCCCGACATCAAAACCTACAACAGAGTCATTCAATCTTTCTGCAAATCTGGCAAGTCTACTTCTGCATATGCAATCTTAGATGAAATGGGTCAGGGAGGAATTAAACCAAATAAAACCACGTACAATATATTGCTTTCGGGTTTATCTTCGGAAGGAAAGCACGAGGATGTTGAGAAGGTTTTGGAAATGATGGAGAAGAATGACTGTTGTTCGGGTACCAGCCCGCATGATGCGAAGATACGGAGTCTTTGTAGAGCAAAGAAAATGCATGAAGCGAAGGCTCTGTTTGATGGGATCGTTTCAAGTGGTGTGAAGCCGGATCCAGTTACATATTACCATCTTATAATTGGGTTTTGCAAGGAAGGTGATTTGGAAGAAGCGAAGCGGC
This region of Magnolia sinica isolate HGM2019 chromosome 1, MsV1, whole genome shotgun sequence genomic DNA includes:
- the LOC131239755 gene encoding small ribosomal subunit protein mS86 (rPPR1)-like encodes the protein MSSIARSRLRSLYLSHRHFSAPSIPTPENPNSILARKQNSRAALALLKSESDPNRIIDIARAASLTPASHLDRTALSITVSKLSKTQSSASPTALRSFLDEFKSRPDLQSERSISYAIILYGRAGMLDQAIHTFQHLDELGVPQRTAESLNALLYACLLNGDHDQLIRIFHELPKVYNIAPDIKTYNRVIQSFCKSGKSTSAYAILDEMGQGGIKPNKTTYNILLSGLSSEGKHEDVEKVLEMMEKNDCCSGTSPHDAKIRSLCRAKKMHEAKALFDGIVSSGVKPDPVTYYHLIIGFCKEGDLEEAKRLFDEMGEKGCEPGSGSYFTLIYYLCQGGQFDTALRLGKECMEKDWWPCFSTMKLLVDGLVKLLVDGLVKDSKMKEAREIVGKLKERFPKTAQMWKDVEDGWPQKGRQFSLFG